A region of Candidatus Omnitrophota bacterium DNA encodes the following proteins:
- a CDS encoding NTP transferase domain-containing protein — MKNTIAVILAAGKGTRMKSRWPKVLHGLCGQPIIDYSLDTLKSLGIKKVIVVAGHQYDLIAGYLKGRAVLVKQKQLLGTADALLRVQDKITGFKGNLLVLCADAPLITPGIIKKLIGKFKISQADCVLLTTILKKCGGYGRVVRNDKGCIMKIVEHKDATPPERRKHEINSGLYLFNSKHVFRLLKKITPRNKKGEYYLTDIISLFVSQGLKVKSVISPKPTEVLGINSKSELARAEQVLRRRILDQLMNKGVTVLDPKTTYIGSRVKMGRDGIIYPCTFIEGEITIGRDCRIGPFSRIRGRCRIADDVEIGNFVELARSNVGRSAKIKHHCYIGDCIIKNNVNIGAGTVTANYNGKEKSQTIIGQGAFIGSGTVLVAPVKVGKGAVTGAGSVVTAGRNVPAHTVVAGVPAKILKKKQS; from the coding sequence ATGAAGAATACGATCGCCGTAATATTAGCCGCTGGTAAAGGCACGAGAATGAAGTCCCGTTGGCCCAAGGTCTTGCATGGCCTATGCGGCCAGCCGATAATAGACTACTCACTGGACACCTTAAAATCCCTGGGGATAAAAAAGGTTATAGTGGTAGCCGGGCACCAATATGATTTAATCGCCGGCTATCTTAAGGGAAGAGCGGTTTTGGTAAAACAAAAACAACTCTTGGGAACAGCCGATGCGCTTCTGCGGGTACAGGATAAAATTACCGGATTCAAGGGAAATTTATTGGTTTTATGCGCCGATGCGCCGCTTATCACCCCTGGAATTATAAAAAAGCTAATTGGTAAGTTTAAAATTTCGCAGGCAGATTGTGTATTACTAACTACTATTTTAAAAAAATGCGGTGGATATGGCAGAGTTGTAAGAAACGACAAAGGCTGTATAATGAAAATAGTGGAACATAAAGACGCTACCCCTCCTGAGCGGAGGAAACATGAAATAAATTCAGGGCTTTATCTCTTTAACAGTAAACACGTTTTTAGACTGCTGAAAAAGATTACTCCCCGGAATAAAAAAGGGGAATATTATCTGACCGATATCATTTCTTTATTCGTTAGCCAAGGTTTGAAGGTAAAATCCGTAATAAGCCCTAAACCAACGGAGGTGTTGGGTATAAACTCTAAAAGCGAATTGGCCCGGGCAGAACAGGTACTCAGGCGGAGGATACTGGATCAGCTTATGAATAAAGGTGTTACTGTTCTGGATCCGAAAACTACCTATATAGGAAGCAGGGTTAAGATGGGCCGGGATGGTATTATTTATCCCTGCACGTTTATTGAGGGAGAGATAACAATAGGCAGGGACTGTCGGATAGGCCCATTTTCCAGGATCAGAGGGAGATGCAGGATTGCTGATGATGTAGAAATCGGCAACTTCGTTGAGCTGGCAAGATCTAATGTCGGCAGATCGGCTAAAATAAAACACCATTGTTACATTGGAGACTGCATTATTAAAAACAACGTCAACATCGGAGCGGGGACGGTCACCGCTAATTATAACGGCAAAGAAAAAAGCCAAACGATTATCGGCCAGGGTGCGTTTATTGGTTCCGGGACCGTATTGGTTGCGCCGGTTAAGGTAGGTAAAGGCGCCGTGACCGGTGCAGGAAGCGTGGTAACCGCAGGCAGAAATGTCCCGGCGCATACAGTGGTGGCAGGCGTCCCGGCGAAAATACTAAAAAAGAAACAGTCTTAA
- the ispE gene encoding 4-(cytidine 5'-diphospho)-2-C-methyl-D-erythritol kinase — protein MDRLILDSPAKINLYLRVLNKREDGYHQVETLIQAVDLCDRLTLTKSAGNISVSSDSPDLPLARDNLAYKAADLLVKELAINKGVRIFIEKKIPVAAGLGGGSSDAASVLLGLNQLWDLKLDSEVLMEFGRKLGTDVPFFISRHQTALAFGRGDRIFPSVTDKIKWYCLIMPPGKLSTKKIYGKLDFLRKRDANLTFKSGDVKMLIPHNDLAQAVIEELPVVGEIIDLMGSMGFKAMVSGSGPAVYVLASDRKEAIKTAQQIAAQNRWTTYVIQTYNRRKQSGNNRG, from the coding sequence ATGGATAGATTGATCCTGGATTCTCCTGCCAAAATAAACCTATATCTCAGGGTTCTCAATAAAAGAGAAGACGGTTATCATCAGGTTGAAACGCTTATCCAGGCTGTAGATCTCTGTGATAGATTGACCTTAACAAAATCCGCCGGCAATATCAGCGTTTCCTCTGATAGTCCGGATTTGCCCCTTGCCAGGGATAACCTGGCTTATAAAGCCGCTGATTTGTTAGTTAAAGAGTTGGCAATAAATAAAGGAGTCCGGATTTTTATCGAAAAAAAGATCCCGGTTGCCGCCGGCCTGGGAGGCGGCTCGAGTGATGCCGCCTCAGTGCTGTTAGGTTTAAATCAACTCTGGGATCTGAAGCTGGACAGTGAGGTCCTGATGGAATTTGGCAGGAAACTGGGGACAGACGTCCCCTTTTTTATTTCCCGGCACCAGACAGCTTTGGCCTTTGGCAGGGGAGACCGGATATTTCCTTCGGTGACAGACAAAATTAAGTGGTATTGCCTGATTATGCCTCCGGGGAAACTTTCTACTAAGAAAATATACGGCAAACTGGATTTTCTCAGAAAGAGGGACGCTAATTTGACTTTTAAATCCGGCGATGTTAAAATGCTAATCCCGCATAATGACCTTGCCCAAGCCGTAATAGAAGAACTGCCGGTTGTCGGTGAAATTATTGATCTTATGGGGTCTATGGGGTTTAAAGCCATGGTCTCCGGAAGTGGACCCGCAGTTTATGTGCTGGCTTCAGACAGAAAGGAGGCGATAAAGACAGCGCAGCAAATTGCAGCACAGAACAGGTGGACAACTTATGTAATCCAAACTTACAACAGGAGGAAGCAAAGTGGAAATAACAGAGGTTAG
- a CDS encoding SpoVG family protein has translation MEITEVRVSLREGENKKLKAFATVTFDNCFVVRDIKVIEGNKGLFVAMPSKKQKDACPKCGYKNVIRSKFCNQCAAGLENFSKPPFADANERQTEHRDIAHPITLEFRETIQKKVIDAYQAKKSNLSQPFSSTDSQDKNPNGS, from the coding sequence GTGGAAATAACAGAGGTTAGGGTATCTTTGCGAGAAGGAGAAAATAAAAAACTGAAGGCTTTTGCAACTGTCACATTTGATAACTGTTTTGTAGTCAGGGATATTAAGGTTATCGAAGGAAACAAGGGCCTGTTCGTGGCTATGCCTTCCAAAAAGCAAAAGGATGCTTGTCCCAAGTGCGGGTATAAGAATGTGATTAGGAGTAAATTCTGCAACCAGTGCGCAGCAGGCCTGGAGAATTTTTCCAAGCCTCCTTTCGCGGATGCAAACGAGCGGCAGACGGAGCACAGGGACATAGCGCATCCAATTACTTTGGAATTCCGGGAGACTATCCAGAAAAAAGTAATCGATGCGTATCAGGCTAAAAAGTCGAATTTGTCTCAACCATTTTCGTCTACCGATAGCCAGGATAAAAACCCAAACGGATCTTAA
- a CDS encoding transketolase family protein, with amino-acid sequence MSEKMMARDVYGETLVELGRKNKDIVVLDADLSGSTRTVKFGKAFPERFFNIGVAEQNLIGVAGGLASCNKTVFASTFAIFASGRAWDQVRNTIVYNKLNVKIVASHAGITVGPDGASHQAVEDIALFRVLPEMVIMVPCDGPQTRDIIRLAAGYKGPVYVRMGRAKIPTIENKPKFEMGKAQILRQGRDVSIIACGIMVKNALDAAGILAQENKQARVVNMHTIKPIDRQAIIDCAKQTKGIVVCEEHMINGGLAGAVSEVSSESAPVPIQRIGIKNRFGQSGSPDELLKKYNLTAGDIVEACRKLMQ; translated from the coding sequence ATGTCAGAGAAGATGATGGCCAGAGATGTTTATGGCGAGACACTTGTGGAACTGGGACGTAAGAACAAAGATATAGTGGTTCTTGATGCTGATTTGTCCGGTTCTACCAGAACAGTTAAATTTGGTAAGGCTTTTCCCGAGCGGTTCTTTAATATTGGAGTTGCTGAGCAGAATCTTATCGGCGTGGCCGGAGGGTTGGCCAGCTGCAACAAAACAGTCTTTGCCAGCACCTTTGCCATATTTGCCAGCGGAAGGGCCTGGGACCAGGTGCGAAATACTATTGTTTATAACAAATTAAATGTCAAGATAGTAGCCAGCCACGCCGGAATTACAGTAGGGCCTGACGGAGCCAGCCATCAGGCTGTGGAAGATATAGCTCTGTTCAGGGTCCTGCCGGAGATGGTTATTATGGTGCCCTGCGACGGGCCGCAGACTAGGGATATTATCCGGCTGGCTGCCGGGTATAAAGGCCCGGTTTACGTCAGGATGGGAAGGGCCAAGATTCCTACTATCGAGAATAAACCAAAGTTTGAAATGGGTAAAGCCCAGATTCTGCGCCAGGGCAGGGATGTCTCGATTATCGCCTGCGGAATAATGGTCAAAAATGCTTTGGACGCTGCCGGGATTTTAGCTCAAGAAAATAAACAGGCCCGGGTTGTCAATATGCATACCATTAAGCCGATAGATAGGCAGGCAATTATTGACTGCGCTAAACAGACGAAGGGGATTGTGGTCTGCGAAGAGCATATGATCAACGGTGGGTTGGCCGGTGCGGTTAGCGAGGTTTCCTCCGAAAGTGCGCCTGTCCCCATACAGAGAATTGGAATAAAGAATAGATTTGGTCAATCCGGCAGTCCTGATGAACTGCTCAAGAAATATAATCTGACAGCCGGGGATATTGTTGAGGCCTGCCGTAAACTGATGCAATAG
- a CDS encoding transketolase, whose protein sequence is MSYPDKQIKELEQKARKIRRMIIQMITRAGSGHPGGSLSSTDLITCLYFAELRHKPETPKWPDRDRFHMSKGHCCPLWYAVLAESGYFKVDELRNLRKLGSILQGHPDWRTPGVNVASGSLGQGLSVTLGMSLAGKLDKRDYRVYCLLGDGEIQEGQIWEAAMAASHYKCGNLCAILDYNGYQIDGKISEIMNLEPLAGKWQAFGWNTIEINGHDISQILQAFGQAKDMKSKPSIIIARTIKGKGVSFMENVVDFHGRAPTAEEGEKALKELA, encoded by the coding sequence ATGTCTTATCCCGATAAACAGATCAAAGAATTAGAACAAAAAGCCAGGAAGATCAGACGGATGATTATTCAAATGATAACCCGGGCTGGAAGCGGTCATCCCGGCGGTTCTTTGTCTTCAACAGACCTTATAACCTGCCTTTATTTTGCTGAACTTCGGCATAAACCCGAAACCCCCAAATGGCCGGATCGGGACAGGTTTCATATGTCAAAAGGACACTGCTGTCCTTTATGGTATGCGGTATTGGCAGAAAGCGGTTATTTTAAGGTGGATGAGTTGCGGAACTTGAGAAAGCTGGGCAGTATTTTACAGGGCCACCCTGACTGGAGGACGCCGGGAGTGAACGTAGCCAGCGGGTCATTGGGCCAGGGCCTTTCGGTTACCTTAGGTATGAGCCTGGCCGGGAAGCTGGACAAAAGGGATTATCGCGTTTATTGCCTGCTTGGCGATGGAGAAATTCAGGAGGGCCAGATCTGGGAAGCGGCGATGGCTGCCAGCCATTACAAATGCGGCAATCTTTGCGCTATCTTGGATTATAATGGTTATCAGATAGACGGTAAGATTAGCGAAATAATGAACCTGGAGCCTTTGGCTGGTAAATGGCAGGCCTTTGGCTGGAACACTATTGAAATAAACGGCCATGATATAAGCCAGATCCTGCAGGCATTTGGCCAGGCCAAAGACATGAAAAGCAAGCCTTCGATTATAATTGCCCGGACAATAAAAGGTAAAGGCGTGTCTTTTATGGAAAACGTGGTTGATTTTCACGGACGCGCTCCTACTGCTGAAGAAGGGGAAAAAGCTCTTAAAGAGCTGGCATAA